The Acidobacteriota bacterium genome contains a region encoding:
- a CDS encoding FAD-binding protein, with the protein MKRMLQEIIEQLKLVVGSEYVSTAPEIIVANSQDALKQVFCAEAVVFPRTADEIATIMRLANKHRFYVTARGGGVGYTGGAVPIRGGVVLATDRMNRILEINKADLVAVVEPGVRTFDLAQAVEAEGLFYPPDPSSWKDSFIGGNIALNAGGPRCVKYGNTKQFVLGLDFVTPTGEIIKAGTRTPKNATGFHLESLLIGSEGMLGIITRCILRLLPKPETRRTALAIFESAQDACNCVADFTSSGILPVALELLDRTSINAIEDYEPSGLPRQAGALLIIEVDGLKEAVTREAAIVREMCRKHRAIQFSEATNDAEVNAIWEVRRKMSPAVARTGIIKLNHDVVVPRSRIPEMLEFLETLSRRSGFLIPTFGHAGDGNLHTNIMLQSRDEETRLRGAETAREIFQKAVDLGGTLSGEHGIGFAKSPFLDLALTEPTVELMKKIKRAMDPNGILNPGKVFEAPMAAHQVFVSGEQACC; encoded by the coding sequence TTGAAAAGAATGTTACAGGAAATCATCGAACAACTGAAACTGGTCGTCGGGTCCGAATATGTTTCGACCGCGCCAGAAATCATCGTCGCCAATTCGCAAGACGCACTCAAACAGGTTTTTTGCGCTGAAGCTGTCGTATTTCCGCGCACCGCGGATGAAATTGCCACCATTATGCGACTGGCCAACAAACACCGTTTTTACGTGACGGCGCGCGGCGGCGGCGTCGGTTACACAGGCGGAGCCGTGCCGATTCGTGGAGGAGTCGTGTTGGCAACCGACCGGATGAACCGGATTCTGGAAATCAACAAAGCGGATTTGGTTGCGGTCGTCGAACCGGGCGTGAGAACTTTCGATTTGGCGCAAGCCGTCGAGGCAGAAGGGCTGTTTTATCCCCCCGACCCATCCAGTTGGAAGGATTCCTTCATCGGCGGAAACATCGCGCTCAACGCGGGCGGCCCTCGTTGTGTGAAATATGGCAATACCAAACAATTCGTCTTGGGCTTGGATTTTGTCACGCCGACCGGAGAAATTATCAAGGCCGGAACGCGCACGCCCAAAAACGCTACAGGATTCCATCTGGAAAGTTTGCTGATTGGCAGTGAAGGTATGCTCGGCATCATTACGCGTTGCATTTTGCGGTTGCTGCCGAAACCGGAAACTCGCCGAACAGCGCTGGCGATTTTTGAATCGGCGCAGGACGCCTGCAATTGCGTCGCCGACTTTACCAGTTCGGGCATTTTGCCGGTCGCACTGGAATTGCTGGATCGAACCTCAATCAATGCGATTGAAGATTACGAACCGTCGGGTTTGCCGCGTCAGGCAGGAGCCTTGCTGATCATCGAAGTGGACGGATTGAAGGAAGCAGTTACCCGCGAAGCCGCAATCGTCCGCGAAATGTGCCGGAAACATCGCGCCATTCAGTTCAGCGAAGCCACAAATGACGCCGAAGTCAATGCCATCTGGGAAGTGCGCCGCAAAATGTCTCCAGCGGTGGCACGCACGGGAATCATCAAACTCAACCACGACGTTGTCGTACCGCGTTCGCGCATTCCTGAAATGCTGGAGTTTCTGGAAACTCTGAGCCGGCGCTCCGGTTTTCTGATTCCGACCTTCGGCCACGCAGGCGATGGCAATTTACACACCAACATTATGCTGCAATCCCGGGATGAGGAAACTCGACTGCGCGGCGCTGAAACCGCGCGGGAAATTTTCCAAAAAGCTGTGGATTTGGGCGGAACGCTTTCAGGCGAACACGGCATCGGATTCGCCAAATCACCGTTTCTTGATTTGGCGTTGACTGAGCCGACGGTTGAACTGATGAAAAAGATCAAGCGGGCAATGGATCCAAATGGCATTTTGAATCCCGGCAAAGTCTTTGAAGCGCCAATGGCTGCACATCAGGTTTTCGTCAGCGGCGAACAAGCGTGTTGCTGA